Below is a window of Arthrobacter sp. SLBN-112 DNA.
ACGCCCTCGAGCGGCTCTGGAAGGACTGCCCCGTGGTGGACCTGCAGCTCGGCGACGACGTCCCTGCCCAGGCCGCCGCGGTGTCCGACGGCGAGTAGGCACGCCCAGATTCGTGAATATTCCCGATTTGGAATTTTCGGAATTGCTGTTCTAAGATATTTGAGTTGCTTCGGGGGGAGACCCGGAAGAAAGCTTCTCGGAGCGGCAACATTCCGGGGCTGTGGCGCAGCTGGTAGCGCACCTGCATGGCATGCAGGGGGTCAGGGGTTCGAGTCCCCTCAGCTCCACCGGTAAATCCGCCGGAACCTTTAAGGTTCCGGCGGATTTTTTGTTTCGCCGCGTTCGCGGCCGTGGAAGGGTGCAAGTTCCCGGGGCAGCCGGCGAACGCCAACGAGATGGGAAACGCCCGATTGGCGTACAGCGCAAAAGTGCATTACTCTGGTCAGGTTGCTCCGGGGAATTCGACCGGAAGGAACAAGTTTTTACGGGGCTGTGGCGCAGCTGGTAGCGCACCTGCATGGCATGCAGGGGGTCAGGGGTTCGAGTCCCCTCAGCTCCACCGTAAGAAGCATGGAAAAGCGAACCATCACTGAGTGATGGTTCGCTTTTTCTTTGCTGCCCGGATTCGGATCAGCGCCGGTGGAAAACTCTTCCCGCGCAGGTCAAACGGGGGTACAACTGATGGTGGAGGGCCCAGAGTCCCGCCGCTGGGCCGCATTCATCCGGTACGCAGCCTCGGGACGTCGCTGACGAGGAGGTCGCAGATGTCCCATGCAGATAATTCCGCCTACGGTGCGAACGGCGAAGCGTTCCCGAACGGAACGCCGCTTTCCCGTGATACGGCGATCCGGGGTCCGGCCAGGGCGGCCCCCTACATTGGTGCCGGCGTCCTGCTGGCAGCCGCCATTCTCCTCCCGCTGATGCCGCAGCTGTACTCCTTTGACGCGCCCCGGCTGGGCGGCATGCCGTTCTTTTACTGGTACCAGCTGGTCTGGGTGCCAGTTTCGGCTGTGTTGACCGGAACAGCCTATTGGCTGGTCAACAGGGAAGACCGACGACGGCGGGCCGAGGCACGTGCCGGCGGCCCGCCGAGGGCGGCCGGCACCTCCGCCGGGACCGGGCTGGGAGGGGACCGGCCATGAACGGACGCGAAATCAACTGGACCGCCCTCGTCATCGTGGTGCTGCTGTTCGTCGTCGTGGCCGTCATGGGGTTCCTGGCCGCCAAGTGGCGGCGCGGACCCGACGTGGAGGGCCTGCACAGCCTCGACGAGTGGGGGCTGGGCGGCCGCGGGTTCGGAACCTGGATCACCTGGTTCCTGCTGGGCGGTGACCTCTACACCGCGTACACCTTCGTGGCGGTCCCGGCGGCGATGTGGGCCACGGGCGCGGTCAGCGGCTTCTTCGCCGTCCCGTACACCATCGTCCTCTACCCGATCATCTTCATCATCATGAGCCGGCTGTGGTCGGTGTCCCACCGCCACGGCTACGTCACCTCGGCGGACTTCGTGGGCGGCCGGTACGGGAGCCGGTGGCTCTCCCTGGCCGTGGCCGTCACCGGAATCGTTGCCACCATGCCCTACATCGCGCTGCAGCTGGTCGGTATCAAGGCGGTGCTCACTGTCCTGGGCCTGGGAAGCTCCGGCAACGTGCTGCTGACGGACCTGCCGCTGATCCTGGCTTTCGTGGTCCTCGCCGCGTACACCTACACCTCCGGCCTGCGGGCACCGGCGATGATCGCCGTCGTCAAGGACCTGCTGATCTACCTCGCTGTTATCGTGGCCGTGA
It encodes the following:
- a CDS encoding DUF3311 domain-containing protein is translated as MSHADNSAYGANGEAFPNGTPLSRDTAIRGPARAAPYIGAGVLLAAAILLPLMPQLYSFDAPRLGGMPFFYWYQLVWVPVSAVLTGTAYWLVNREDRRRRAEARAGGPPRAAGTSAGTGLGGDRP